A stretch of the Hippocampus zosterae strain Florida chromosome 16, ASM2543408v3, whole genome shotgun sequence genome encodes the following:
- the dhx33 gene encoding ATP-dependent RNA helicase DHX33 produces the protein MPYDPDHPPAKKFKPGSVFFRLDKQKPGMLLPGKAKATTPIDVQRKQLPIYQARAQLLSQLRQLHNAILIGETGSGKTTQIPQYLYEAGIGRQGLVAITQPRRVAAISLAGRVAEEKGTQLGKLVGYTVRFEDVTSSETKLKFMTDGMLLREAIGDPLLLRYTVVVLDEAHERTVHTDVLFGVVKTAQRRRKELGKIPLKVIVMSATMDVDLFSEYFNKSPVLYLEGRQHPIQIYYTKQAQSDYLQAALVTVFQIHQEAPPSHDILVFMTGQEEIEALARTCRDIAKHLPDNCGPMVVVPLYASLPPTQQLRVFQAAPKGCRKVILSTNIAETSVTISGIKYVIDTGMVKAKRFNPDSGLEVLAVQRISKAQAWQRAGRAGREDSGICYRLYTEQEFDHLIPMTVPEIQRCNLASVMLQLMALGIQDVMNFDFMSKPSPDAIRSAVEHLELLGAVERNNGQVLLTVLGKKMSSFPLEPRYAKTILLSPNYACSEEILSIVSLLSVDSVLYNPPARREEVLAVRKKFMSSEGDHMTLLGIYRAFKKVSGNKEWCRENFVNSRNMGLVKDVQSQLREICFKLNLKLESCGADTGKVRQCLAHGMFVNAAELQPDGSYLALDTHQSVAIHPSSVLFQAKPAYVVFNELLHTSRCYMRDLCLVDADWLLDAAPEYFGRKLRSTKS, from the exons ATGCCCTACGATCCCGACCATCCTCCGGCTAAAAAATTCAAGCCGGGGTCCGTTTTCTTTCGCCTCGACAAGCAGAAACCTGGTATGCTGCTGCCTGGGAAGGCAAAAGCGACCACCCCGATTGATGTCCAGAGGAAACAGCTTCCCATTTACCAAGCGAGGGCTCAGCTTTTGAGCCAACTAAGACAACTCCACAATGCTATTCTGATAG GCGAGACCGGCTCAGGGAAGACCACCCAGATCCCCCAGTATCTGTATGAGGCTGGGATCGGACGGCAGGGCCTCGTTGCCATCACTCAGCCCCGTCGAGTGGCTGCGATCTCACTGGCAGGCAGGGTGGCAGAAGAGAAGGGGACACAACTTGGCAAGCTG GTGGGCTACACCGTGCGCTTTGAGGACGTCACATCCTCCGAGACGAAATTGAAGTTTATGACTGATGGAATGCTCTTACGCGAGGCCATTGGTGACCCCTTACTGCTGCGCTACACCGTGGTGGTCCTGGATGAAGCTCATGAGCGCACCGTGCACACAGATGTCCTATTTGGAGTTGTCAAGACAGCTCAGCGCCGGCGCAAAGAACTTGGCAAGATTCCTCTAAAA GTCATCGTGATGTCAGCTACAATGGATGTCGACCTGTTTTCGGAATACTTCAACAAGTCACCTGTACTTTACCTGGAGGGGAGGCAGCATCCCATTCAGATCTACTACACCAAACAGGCTCAGTCCGACTACCTGCAAGCTGCCCTCGTCACGGTTTTCCAGATACATCAG GAAGCACCTCCATCACATGATATATTGGTCTTCATGACGGGCCAGGAAGAGATCGAGGCTCTAGCAAGGACATGCCGGGACATTGCCAAACATTTACCTGACAATTGTGGACCTATGGTAGTCGTCCCTCTGTATGCGTCACTGCCTCCGACGCAACAGCTCAGGGTCTTTCAGGCAGCTCCAAAG GGTTGCAGGAAGGTTATCTTGTCAACCAACATAGCAGAGACGTCAGTGACGATATCTGGGATCAAATATGTCATTGACACAGGAATGGTGAAAGCCAAACGTTTCAATCCTG ACAGTGGGTTGGAGGTGCTGGCAGTGCAGCGGATTTCCAAAGCGCAGGCGTGGCAACGAGCAGGCCGGGCCGGCAGGGAAGACTCAGGAATTTGCTATCGTCTCTACACGGAGCAAGAATTTgatcatctcattcctatgactgTGCCCGAGATTCAAAG GTGTAACCTCGCCAGTGTGATGCTACAGCTCATGGCTCTAGGGATTCAAGATGTTATGAATTTTGATTTCATGTCCAAGCCCTCCCCAG ATGCCATTCGCTCAGCTGTGGAGCATTTGGAGCTGCTGGGGGCTGTGGAAAGGAATAACGGGCAGGTTCTCCTCACTGTATTGGGAAAAAAGATGTCCAGCTTTCCTCTGGAGCCAAGATATGCCAAG ACCATCCTGCTGTCCCCCAACTATGCCTGCTCTGAGGAGATTTTAAGCATCGTGTCTCTGCTGTCAGTGGACAGCGTGCTGTACAACCCCCCGGCACGGCGTGAAGAGGTTCTTGCTGTGCGCAAGAAGTTCATGTCCAGTGAAGGAGATCACATGACGCTCCTCGGCATTTACAGAGCATTCAAGAAAGTCAGTGGGAATAAG gAATGGTGTCGCGAGAACTTTGTCAACAGCAGGAACATGGGCCTAGTGAAAGACGTCCAAAGTCAACTCAGAGAAATATGCTTTAAG CTGAACTTAAAGCTGGAGTCATGTGGAGCGGACACAGGGAAGGTTCGCCAATGCCTCGCCCACGGGATGTTTGTCAACGCTGCGGAGCTTCAACCCGACGGCAGCTACTTAGCCCTGGACACCCACCAGTCGGTGGCCATCCACCCTTCGTCGGTTCTTTTCCAGGCGAAGCCAGCGTATGTGGTGTTCAATGAGCTGCTGCACACCTCACGTTGCTACATGAGGGACTTGTGTCTGGTAGATGCTGATTGGTTGCTTGATGCAGCACCGGAGTACTTTGGCCGCAAATTGCGCTCGACCAAGAGCTAA